A part of Palaemon carinicauda isolate YSFRI2023 chromosome 8, ASM3689809v2, whole genome shotgun sequence genomic DNA contains:
- the LOC137646136 gene encoding probable methyltransferase-like protein 15 homolog — MKQIVKCSLLCSRFGTFGKRASPYGSRCSAFNVVSYFAAIGRNATRLSLTETTSLTAGRAFLSTVTNPPHIPVMSGEVIDYLQPQGHQVFLDLTFGAGGHSRCILESSPNVRLITLDRDPLAYEYAKELQEKYPERVIPLLGKFSDIPMLFQKLKIKKNCIDGILMDLGVSSMQFDNAERGFMLSKNGPLDMRMDCARDPKQLTASDILTHINEESLYKVLKYFGEEKNARKIARALVESRYLLKKFKTTQELAEFVFSLGGEEYKIDKLGRPSHPATKVFQAIRILVNNELNELDYGLRISHYFLKPRGVLVAIAFHSLEDSVIKRHITGSEMDSTPMSIGGGLRKHRTSVSTYTSDEMSIFMKKPWIPINKHVVLPSKEEVESNPRSRSAKLRAAVKA; from the exons atgaaacAGATTGTAAAGTGTAGTTTATTGTGCTCTAGATTTGGAACATTCGGGAAAAGGGCATCCCCATATGGTTCGAGATGCTCGGCATTTAATGTTGTAAGTTATTTTGCTGCCATCGGAAGAAACGCAACGAGGTTAAGCCTCACAGAAACGACATCCCTAACTGCTGGCAGGGCCTTCTTATCCACAGTTACGAATCCACCGCATATCCCTGTTATGTCGGGAGAAGTTATCGATTACCTTCAACCACAAGGCCACCAGGTGTTTTTGGATTTAACCTTTGGAGCTGGAGGTCATTCTCGGTGCATCCTAGAGAGTTCACCTAATGTGAGACTGATCACTTTGGATAGAGATCCATTAGCATATGAATACGCAAAAGAACTCCAGGAGAAATATCCAGAGCGAGTGATTCCTTTACTGGGGAAGTTTAG tGACATCCCTATGCTTTTTCAAAAGCTGAAGATAAAGAAAAATTGCATCGATGGAATTCTGATGGATCTCGGGGTATCTTCAATGCAGTTTGATAATGCTGAACGAGGATTCATGCTCAGTAAAAATGGACCTCTGGACATGCGTATGGATTGTGCCAG GGACCCCAAACAGCTAACTGCTTCAGATATATTAACACACATTAACGAAGAGTCCTTGTACAAGGTTCTGAAATATTTTGGCGAAGAAAAAAATGCACGGAAAATTGCACGTGCATTGGTAGAGTCAAGATATTTGCTGAAGAAGTTCAAGACGACACAAGAATTAGCCGAGTTTGTTTTTTCCCTAGGTGGTGAAGAGTACAAGATTGATAAATTGGGGAGACCTTCCCATCCAGCAACTAAAGTATTTCAG gCAATTCGAATTCTTGTCAACAATGAGCTAAATGAATTAGATTATGGACTTCGGATTTCTCATTATTTTCTGAAGCCAAGGGGAGTTTTGGTGGCCATTGCATTCCATTCTCTAGAAGATTCAGTAATCAAACGTCACATAACAG gTTCTGAAATGGACAGTACACCCATGAGTATTGGTGGTGGGCTCAGAAAACATCGTACATCAGTTTCTACGTATACAAGTGATGAAATGAGTATTTTCATGAAAAAACCGTGGATTCCAATAAACAAGCATGTCGTGTTACCATCAAAGGAGGAAGTCGAGAGCAATCCACGCTCTCGATCTGCTAAATTAAGAGCAGCTGTAAAGGCTTAG